The Spirochaetaceae bacterium genome includes the window GCTGGGACGGCCATATCAAGGCGCTCCTGGCACTGCTCTACGGCATAGGCATTCCCCTGCTGTTCTGGAGCTACACCAAGTCCTCGCTCGCGCTCCCCCTGCTGCTCGCCGTGATCGTTCCGCTGTCGTTGCTGCAGGCCGGGCGCGCCCTGGCGCAGGGCCCGCTGCGCTGGGGGCTGAGCACCCTGGCGATGCTGGTGACGGCGGCGTTCGGGGCGGCGCTGCTGATCGGCATCGTGATCACCCCCTTTTCCGCCTACAAGCTGTGGTTCGAGGCGATGGCCGACGGTACCGGCACCGGAACCGTCTCCAACCTGTTCACGCTGATGTCGGCGTTCTTCTCCACCGCACTGGCGGCCACCTTCATCAGTCTCGGCTACGCCTGGCCGCTGCTGATCTCCGGCGCCTTCGTTACCGCCATCGTCGCGGTGATCCTGCAGACCGGGCCGGTCTACCTGCTCGCCCTGCTCACCGCCCTGGCGTGCGTGTTGTTCCTGCTGCTGCGCGACGGCCCGGCCCGCTACCTGGCGCGGCGCATCGTGTACGGCGGCGGCCTGTTCGCGGCGGTGCTGCTGGTGGCGACCGTGCTGGCGGGGAGCCGCACCGCGACCGGCAGCCAGGTGATCGACGTTACCCTGCACCCGCAGCTCCGCCAGTACGTGTCCAACACGCTGCCGCAGTTTCCCCTGCTGTACGGTATTCCGGGATACGGCTACTCGTTCCAGGAGCGCTCGCTCGGCGGCTCGCCGGTGCTCTCGCCGCTGCCGATCTTTCGCGTCAGCGCGGACGTCGACGGACCGCTGTACCTGAAGACCGACGTGTTCGATCACTACGACGGCAAGAACTGGAAGACCACGTTCCGGCCCGAGGACTCCATCCGCGACCAGGGATCGATCATGCTGCGCGGGCGCCCGCGGCGGCGCGATGCGGCGGTCCGGGTGGAATTGCTGATCGAATTCTACAACAAGCTGCCCTATACGCTGGACACGTCCGCGTTCCGGTTCGGGCGCGACGTGCCGGTGCTGGAAACCGGCCACTTCCATCGCGGCTTCCAACTGGTCGAGCCGCTGGTGGCCGGCGACGTACTGTTCGTCGAACGCTCCGCGATCCAGCCGATCCGCCTCACCGAGGAGGAGCGGCGCCGCTACCTGCAGTTGCCGCGCGGCATGAGCGGGGACCTGCGCGAGGTGGCGGCGGCCTTCGAACAACCCGATGCGACGCCGCACGAGCGCCTCAACGCGATCAACGGGTATCTTTCCGATACCTGCACCTATTCTCTGAACGTGGACAACCTGCGCCGCTCGGAGAGCTTTCTCGACAAATTCCTGTTCGAGGAAAAGAAGGGCTATTGCGTCCACTTCGCCACCGCGTTCGCTACCATCGCGCGCATGAACGGCTTTCCGGCGCGCTACAACGAGGGCTTCCTGATCAATTTTCCCGGCACCGCGAACGAAACCGAGGTGACCGGGCTGTCCGCCCACAGTTGGCCGGAGGTGTGGATAGACGGCGCCGGCTGGACGCGCTACGAGGCGACGCCGGCGGTGAACCCGAGCCAGTACGCCAACTTCTTCGACGAGGAGGAACTCCTGTCGCTGTACGGATTCGACATGGAGATGGACTCGTTCACGCTGCGCCAGGTGCAGTCGATTCTCGGCGACCGGGAACTGGACATTGATCTCCTGGAGGGCGACGGGTTGCCGGTGCAACCGTCGATCTGGTCGCCCGTACGCATCGCGGTGGCCGGCGGCGGCGTGCTGCTGGCGGCGCTGATCGCCTGGCGACTGGTGCGCCGGTTGCGGGGGCCGCTGGTGGCGCGCGAGCTGCGCCCGCTGATGCGCCTGTCGCAGCGCTACGTCACCCTGGGGCGCACCCTGGGCGTTCCCGACCCGCGCCGTACCGGCTGGATGGCGTGGCGCGAGGGGTACCATTCACGCAGCGCGAAGCGCGCACCGGCGGCGCGCCGGCTGGTGGAGCGCTTCACTACGCTGGTGGCGCGCGCGGTGTACGGCGGGCAGCTTGTCAGTGAGCGCGACCTGCGCTTCCTGCGTGCTGTCTACTGGCGCCTGTTGCGCTACCGCCTGTTCGGAACGCGGCGCGGCCAGGAGCCGCCGACCGAGCCGGCCACCGATCCTGGGGCAGCGTAGCTTTCAGCCAACCCGGCAACGTATCTTTGCGTCAAACACACGGCTCGTCGGCACGCCGCAATGCCTGATTGGCCTGATTGGCCTGATTGGCCCGCACGTCAGAGGACAGGAGTTCAGCAGCAATGTACGACCCGGCGCTTGCCCGGAAGTTGGCCCACGAAGGGCCGCGCAGTGTCCGGAACGCACGACGGTAGGTGGCACGGAGTGGAGACACCGTGAGCGACCACCGGACGTCGGCGCAGCGTCCCAAGACCGCACCGGGAACTGCCGGTGGCAGCGCGGGCCACGTGCGGCGCGTGGCTCATGCCGCGTTTCCCACCCTGTTCGGCGATTTCACGTTGATCGGTTTCGAAGACAGCGAGGGCGGCACCGAGTTGACCGCGGTGGTGCGCGGACAGGTGCGCGACGCGCACGACTGCCCGGTGAGGGTGCACTCGGAGTGCCACACCGGCGACATCTTCGGCTCGCTGCGCTGCGATTGCCGCGAACAGTTGGAGGAGTCGCTGCGCTACATCGCGGCGCGCGACCGCGGTGCGGTGATCTACCTGCGCCAGGAGGGACGCGGCATCGGCCTGCTCAACAAGATCCGCGCCTACGAGCTGCAGGACCAGGGGCTCGACAGTGTCGACGCCAACGAACGGCTCGGCTTTCCCGCCGACGCCCGCGACTACCGGACCGCGGCGCGCATTATCGAGCTGCTCGGCATCGTCTCCGTGCGGCTGCTGACCAACAACCCCGCCAAGATCGCCGGGCTTGAGCAGGAGGGCATCACTATCACCGCACGCGTGCCGGTAGTGGTGCCGGCCAACCGGTTCAACGAGCGCTACCTGGCCACCAAGCGCACCCGCTTCAACCACCTGCTCTAGCATCCCGTGGCGAGACCCGGCCGCATTGAATGCCGCGCTGCATCCCGGCTCGCCGCGTTGCTCATCGCTCACCTGCGTCTGATATGCTCGTTCGTCGCGCCTTGCCTGCTCGGCGCCTCGCCGCTCCGGTGCGATGCCCGGTTCCTACGCGGGCGGCTGGCCGTACCCGTGTGCCGGCGCCGTACGGCAGTCACCGCCGCCCGCCGCGCGCTTGATCGCCGGGGCACGTCGGACGGCGTGGCCGCCGCGGCATGCTGAACCTCGCCCGGCGGCACGCCATCGAGTCGGCGTACGACGCGGCCGCCCACCGCGCCGGTTGGCTGCTGCTGGCGACCGCGGCCGCCACCGCCGTGGCCGTGGTCGCGCGGGTATCCGCGGGCGCCGACCTGCCCACGCTGGCCGACTCGCTGGCGGCCATTGCGCGGCGGCGCGGGCTCTACGGCGCCGGCGGCGCGGCGCGGCTGGTGTCCGGCATCACGCTGTTTGCCGGCGCCTGGTACCTGTGGCACACGCGCTTCATGCGCCGCCGCCTGGGCACGCTGCTGGTACCCGTGTTGCTGGCCGTTTCGGGTCTGTTCACCGCGGTCTCCGGCGCGTCCGCCGCGGCCCTGGCGCTGATCGCGCCGGCGCCGGCGGCGGCGGCCGAGGTGGCTGCGCAGGGAGGCGCGGTGGCGATGGTAGCCGAACTGCGCTGGATCGGCGGCCGGCTCGGGTTCACGCTGGCCGGCCTGGCCCTGCTCGCGAACGCCGCTCGACAGTGGCGCCGCGGCGGCACGCTGCGCCGGCTGGCGCCCGCCACCGCATTGGTCGGTGCGGCCATGCAGTTGATCTGGGTGGACGCCGCCACCGTGTTGCACCGCTTCACCGGGCCGCTGTTCATGGTGTGGCTGGCGCTGATCGGCTTCATGCTGGCGAGCGGACGCGTGGGCCGCCGCATCGCCGGCTCAACCGCGCGCCGCCGCCGGCCTGCGCGCGTGCGCCGCACCGGCTGACCGAGAAGCGCCGACCACGCCCACAACCGCCCACAACTGCCGGCCCTGGACGACGGCGGCCACGAGCGACTCCCGCGGACGCTTGCGTGCCCGGGGCCGTCGCCGCACGGTCGCGGATCAGAATACATAACTACCTGTATTATATAGATTTGGGCATAGTCTCCGATTGCGGTACGGTTGCTAACAGTGGCGTGTGGTGATAAGCTAAGTGGCAATGAACGAGGGGCGAGCATGACACCACAGTGGACTACCGCAGCGTGTGCTTTGGTCGCTGTCGCGATCACACTGATCGGGATTCTGGTAAACCCTTTCAAGAAGCTCGACGGCAAACTCGACGATCTTGACGAACGCACAAAACGGTTGGAAACCAACCAGAGGGCCATACTCGGGGCGGTCCGCTCCATTGCCCCTGACTCTGCCGTAACGATTTTGGACAGCGTGGTGAGTTCGCGTCGCACGGGCCGGGAGGGATGATGCAACCACTTGATCCCGAGTCCAGGCTAACCGAGGAGGCGATAGAACGCCTCAAGCATCACCTGGTGGATCGCAAGATCACGAGGTGTTGTGCGGACCCTCGGCTTGCGCCGGTTTCGGAAATGTTCTCCTGGCCGGTGGCCAAGCGACACGGGGAGTCGATGACCACGAGTCTGGCCGAAGGAACGCCGGTGATGGCTGTCGCCTGCACGTCATGCGGCCAAGTGAAGACCTTCATGGTGCAACTCGTATTCCCGGATGGCGAAGGCGAGCAGCATCCTCGCAGATCCTGATCCGGCCGTCGCGACGGGCTTGTTGAAGCCGCCGTCTCCAGGCTAGCCGGAGCCGCGCCCGGTTCCCGGCGCGATGGCCGCGAGCTGGCGGGCGAGATCGGCCGCCGTACTCACCGGCAGGTCGCAGGTGAAGTCGCGGCACACGTAAGCGCGGGCGCCGCGGCCGGCCGCGGCCATGGCGGCGACGGCCGGGTGGCGCCGCTGCCACCAGGCCGCCGCCGCGGGCTGCAGGTGCACCACCACCGCGTCCGGCAGGTAATGGCGTGCCAGTTGGCGGCGCAGCGGCGCGGTCTGCTCCCAGTCGCCGGCGAGCACCACCTCCACCGGCGGATGGCCGGCCAGGTCGGCGGCCACCGCGAGCAGCGGAGCCGCGGTAGGTTGGGCGGCGGCGGTCGCGGCAACCGCAGCCAGGGCGCGCCGGGCGGCCTGCTCCCAGTCGCGGTTGCCGAGCAGGCGGCCGAGGCGCAGCAGGCCCAGGATCGCGGCGGCCGGTCCGGACGGCTCGGCGGAGTCGTACAGCTCACTGGTGCGCATGATCAGGTCACTCTGGCCGCCGGGGGTGTCGTACAGCGCGCCGTTCGGCGCAGCGAACTGCGCCATGATCGCGTCGGCGAGCTCGCCGGCCCACTCCAGTGTCCACAATTCACCGCAGCTCTGGTACAGCTCGACCAGGCCACCGACCAGGAACGCGTAGTCGGCCAGCCCGGCCGCGTGCCGCGCCTCGCCCGCCCGGTAGCGGCGCAGCAGCCGCCCGTCGCGCATCAGTTCGCGGCGCGCGAAGCCGGCGGCAGCGGCAGCGGCAGCGACGAAATCGGACCGCCCGAGCACGCGCCCTGCCACGGCCAGCGCCTCGATCGCGAGCCCGTTCCACGCCGCGATCACCTTGTCATCCAGCAGCGGCCGGGCGCGCCGGTCGCGCGCCGCCAACAACGCGTCCCGCCACTGCCCCGGCAGCGGACCCTCGCCGCGCGCCCGATACAGGACGTTGCCGCTGCCGAACTCGCCCTGCGGATCGGAGATCGTGTTGCCGCGCGCGGTCAGTCCGTAGGCCGCGATCATCTCGCCGGCCTCGGCGGCGGCAGCGCCGCCGGCCGCGGCGAACGCGGCGCGCACCTCGTCGATGCGCCACAGGTAGAACGCGCCTTCCACCTTGTCCTCGGGCTGCTGCGGGTCGCGCGCCGAGTCGGCGTCCTCGGCGGAATAGAAGCCGCCCTCCGGCGCCTGCAGGTCGTGCAGCAGGTAGTCGAGGGTGGCGGCCGCGACGGCGGCGCAGGAAGGGTCGCCGGTGACCTGGTGGGCCGTGGCGTAGGCGGCGGCGAGCTGCGCCTGGTCGTAGAGCATCTTCTCGAAGTGCGGCACGCGCCAGTAGCGGTCCACGCTGTAGCGGTGGAAGCCGCCGCCGAGGTGGTCGTACATGCCGCCGCGCGCCATCGCGTGCAGCGTCTCCCGTGCCATCTCCAGGGCCTGCTCGCTGCCGGAGCGGCGATAGTGGTGAAACAGCGCCGTGAACACCGCCGGGCGCGGGAACTTCGGCGCCGAGCCGAAGCCCCCGTAACGGGCGTCGAACGACTCCGCCAGCCCGTCGGTGACGGCCGCCAGCAACGCGGACGGCGCCGCCTCCGGGGCCGGCCCCGGCATCGCCGCGGTCCCGCCGGCCACCTGGCGCACCGCGGTGGTGATGCGCGCGGCGGTGGCTTCCACCTCGGCGCGCCGCTCGCGCCAGCGCCCGGCCAGGAACAACAGCACCTCCCGGAACGCCGGCCGGCCGTACACCGGCCGCGGCGGGAAGTAGGTGCCGGCGTAGAACGGCTGCCGCTGCGGGGTCAGGAACACCGACATCGGCCAGCCGCCGGAGCCGGTGACCGCCTGCACCACGCTCATGTAGATGCGGTCCACGTCGGGCCGCTCCTCGCGGTCGATCTTGACGTTGATGAAGTGCTCGTTCAGCACGGCGGCGGTTGCCTCGTCCTCGAACGACTCGTGCTCCATCACGTGGCACCAGTGGCAGGTCGAATAGCCGATCGACACGAACACCGGCTTGTCGGCGGCCGCCGCCGCGGCGAACGCCTCGTCACCCCACGGATACCAGTCGACCGGGTTGTAGGCGTGCTGCAGCAGGTAGGGGCTGCCCTCGTCGATCAGGCGGTTGGGCGTGCCGCCGGCGGCACGGCGGCGGGCAATGAGCGCTTCGGCACGGTTCGCGGAAGAGGCGGCGGCGGAATTCTCGGCCATGGCGCGCCACCTTACCAGGAGCGGACGCCGGTACCCAACACCCTGATGCGGACGCCTGGAACTGCCCGCTGCAACCTGTTGCGGCAAGGATGGCGCCCCGGAATCGACCGGCTCGATAGCGTCCCCGGTGCGTCACGGGAAGGTCATGCGGCCAATGCCGGCGCCGCCAAGCAGCTCGATGCCGCGAGCGGGCGGAATGCTCACCGCAGCGGCTCTCACCGGAGCGGTTTTCGCAGCAGCGCCAACAACTCGCCGGCATCGAGGCGACCAGGTGCATCGCCGGCCGCGAGGAGGCGTTCGGCCAGATCGCGCTTGTGCCGGTGAAGATCGACGATCTGCTCCTCGATGGTTCCGTTCGTGACCAGACGGTAAATCGTTACCGAACGCGTCTGACCAATGCGGTGGGCGCGGTCCGAAGCCTGGTCCTCGACCGCCGGGTTCCACCACGGGTCCAGGTGAATCACATAGTCCGCGGCGGTAAGGTTCAGTCCGACGCCGCCGGCTCCCAGCGAAATCAGGAACACCGCTCCCTGACCGGCCTGGAATGCCGCGACCCGGTCGCGCCGCGCCGCGTGCGTGGTGCTGCCGTCGAGGTACTGGTACGTCACTGCCTGTTGCTTCAGGTATGCCTCGACCAGCTTCAGGTGGTCTACGAACTGAGAGAACACCAACACTCGGTGGTCGCCCGCCAGCAGGTCGGCGAGGGTATCTGCAAACATGGCCAGCTTGGAGCTGGGAGGTGCCGCGCCCGCGTGCACCAGGGCCGGGTTGCAACACGCCCGCCGGAGTCGCATCAGGTGGGCGAGGATCCGCAGCCGGCGGTCGGCCACCGGCCGGACATCGACTCCAGATCTTCAACCGCGCGCAGGCGCAGCGCCTCGTAGAATGCCGCTTCGTCAGGTGACATCTCCACGTGCAGGGTGATTTCCGTGCGTGGTGGCAGGTCATGCAGCACGTCGGTCTTCAAGCGGCGGAGGATGAACGGTGCCACCAGCCGCCGCAGTCGCTCGCGAGCCGCGGTATCGGCATGCTGCTCGATGGGCATGGCGAAAACGCGCCGGAAGTGTTGCGGAGATCTCAGCATGCCGGGGTTCAGGAAACTGAACAGCGAGTGCAGATCAGTGAGATTATTCTGGATCGGCGTGCCGGTGGTGACCATGCGAAACTGCGCATTGAGACTGCGGGCGGCGCGCGCACGCTTGGTGTTGGGGTTCTTGATCGCCTGCGCCTCGTCGAGCACCACGCTGTTCCAGGTGACCGCCCGCAGCCGTTCCACGTCGATATGCAGTAGCGCGTAGGTGGTGATCACCAGGTCGAACGGACCGGGCGCACCAAGCAGACGTGCACGCGTCGTGCCCGCGCCGGCATAGACTGCCACGTTGAGCCGTGGCGCGAAGCGGCGCGCTTCGGCGACCCAGTTGGCCACCACCGAGGTCGGCGCCACCACCAACGCCGGCCCCGCCGGAGCGCGGTCAAGCAGGAGGGCCAGCGCCTGAATGGTCTTGCCGAGGCCCATGTCATCAGCCAGACAGGCGCCGGCTCCCCAGCGGCTCAAGCGCGCCAACCAGCGGAACCCGTCCAGTTGATAGGAACGCAGCCTGCCCCGCAGGGCGGCCGGCACTTCAGGATCGAACTCCTGAGCATCCCGCAGCCGCTGCTGAAGCACCGCCCACTGCGTGTCGGCTTCAAGCTGGGTCTCCGCTACGAACTCGCTCAGCGAGAGCGCGGCGAGGGTGTGCAGGCGTATCTCGCCATGTTCCGCCGGCGACGACAGACCGCGCAGATCGTCCAACTGCCGCCGGAAGGAATCCGTCAGCGCGAGGAACTCGCCGCCGGTGAGTTCCAGGAATCGAGCACCCGGTTGCTCGTCGAGCAACGTAAACAACTGCTTCAGGTCCAGGGTACGCCGGGGGTCGATCGGCAGTTCGCCGCTGGCGCGCAGCCACTCCGCGCTCGACTTGATGCGCAGTTTCAGTTGCGCCGCATCGCCGCGCACGATCCGGTACGGTTGCCCGTGCGGCCAGAGACAGCGTGCTTTGGCCGCCGCAAGCTGCTCCAGAAGCTCGAGGGCATGGGCCGCGTCGGGCAACTGCACCGACCACGGATCGCGCTCAATCCCGGCAAGTCGCGGGCAGGCCGCGGCCAGTTCCGCAACTGCCGCCCGCTCTGCCTGCAGGTCACGCCGCACCTGCAGCGCCTCGCCATTGCGGTAACCGAACACCAGTTTGCCACCGCTGCCAGGATCGAAGTAGAGTTCGGACTCGGGCAACGGCTCCACCACCAGCGTCGCGGCAAGGCCGGCCGCGTACGGCACCAGCCTGACGCTTGGTTCGGCGTGCCCTTCCACGAGGCGCCCCACCGGCGCCACTCCCGGCAGGTCGTCGCCGCGCAGCCGCACTATCGACACCAACCCTGCCGCCGCCTGCAACACGCGCGCCGCGGCCGTGGTGGGCAGCAGCAAGCCGTCGAGCGGAAAAATCTGCCGCAGGCGCTGCTGCTGCCTGGTGGCCTCCATCACCTCGCACCGCCGGTCGGCGGCCATGCGGGAGTGGTAGCGGTCGCCATCCCAGTCTGCCGGCAGCAGGCGCAGGTGCACCGTACCGCCCCGCCGGTCGATGACCAGCTCCGGCGCAATACGCACCACTTCGACTGTGTCTCCCGCGGTATTGAAGACGCGCGGATGTCCGGTCAGCGCGAACAGCACCGCATGGGTCGATCGGTGCATCTGCCAAGCGTCGGCGTACTTGTCGATTGCGGCCGCGGCCGCGCGGTCCTGTGGCAACAGGTCGGCAGCGGCGATCGCGTGTTCGACGATCCACTCCGCCGAGCGCGCCTCGCCCTTGGTCCACCTGCCGCCGCGGGCGAGGTGCTGCTGGTAGGCGGCAACCTCGACGTGACCGAAGCGCCGCCGCAATTTCCAGGCCAGCCGGCGCCGCCGTTCGTCCGAGCCGCGCTCACCGTCGGCGCCCGCCTGGCGCCGCGTCTCGAACGAGAAATGCTCCAGCGCCTTGAGCGGTGGCTCCCAGGCGGGGACCTTTGGAAGCACGCCGGCGAGGGTCCTGGTGCCGAGTCGGGAATGTATGCTGGCCGCCTGTTTCGCGGCGGCGGCGCGCGACCGGCCGCCATGCGGATACAGACACGCCTGCGGATCGGCGATCACCGTCAGGCACTCCGCCAGAGCCCAAAGCACCCGGTCCGCTGCCAGACGCTCCACGTATCCATGGAATGCTTCGCTACTGTGCACGGGAAGGAATCGCGGGGGTCCGGTCGCCGGCCAGCAGCCCGCCAGCCCCAGGAGCAGCAGGTTGAATCCCCGTGGATAGGAACTGTGCGTCCAGAAGGGCTGGATCCCGCCGACGCGGAGCGCGGCGGCATACATGGCTACCTGTGCGGTTGTTGCTGCCAGGCCGCGACGCGGCAGCTCGAGGAAGGCTTTGAACAGGTTCCGATCTTCCGGGGCATCACGTTGTACGAGGGCCAGCAGAGAGAGCGCGAGCGGCGCCGACAGCGCCACCCCGGCGGCTCGCCGCGGGCTCTCGACGCGCGCGGCGTGGTGGCTCTGGAGGCAGCGCCGCGCGGTGTCACAATCACCGCGCACCAGGGCAATGAGGGCCTGTATCGCCTTCTGGTCGGAGCGTACCGCCGGCGTGTCGCTACGCTCCGCCGGCAGCGCGTCGAACACCTTGACTGCGTCATCCATGCGTCCCTGCAACACGCGGACGAAGGCGATGTCCGACGCCAGCGCCGCGAAATTCGTGGCACTGGCGTAGCAGGCGGTGATGATCGGTTCGGACGGCGCCGCGTGACGGATGACCTCGCCAAGACAGGTTTGCAGCGCTTGATCCCGGAAGCGTTCGGGCAGGGTCGCAAACAGGTCCGTTGCCCCGGGTTGCGCCAGAAACGACCAGCACTCGGCGCGTACTCGGTCACCAAGCGCCTCGAAATTCCCGGATACCGTCCTGCAACGAACCTCCATGCGCTCGCAATCTCGCTCCAGCCTGCGCGAAGAGGCCTTCGCTTCCTTTCCGTGGGCGTTCCGGATCGGCTCCAGGATCCCCCCGCGTGACGCTTCCCTGGTCAGCCACGTGGCCGCCTGCTCAACCCCGGCAAGAGCGCGCTTCCCGCTGTGGTGCGGCGCGACCAGTCCACTCTCGACCGCTTCTTCAGCGGCCCGCGTGACCCCGGCAGTGGTGACCGGTCTTCCATCCAGCTTGATGCCGGCAACCC containing:
- a CDS encoding SNF2-related protein; the encoded protein is MSAYMDVAASFRALAPAARLAAQVLGSIYPLASNATELARVLRVAGIKLDGRPVTTAGVTRAAEEAVESGLVAPHHSGKRALAGVEQAATWLTREASRGGILEPIRNAHGKEAKASSRRLERDCERMEVRCRTVSGNFEALGDRVRAECWSFLAQPGATDLFATLPERFRDQALQTCLGEVIRHAAPSEPIITACYASATNFAALASDIAFVRVLQGRMDDAVKVFDALPAERSDTPAVRSDQKAIQALIALVRGDCDTARRCLQSHHAARVESPRRAAGVALSAPLALSLLALVQRDAPEDRNLFKAFLELPRRGLAATTAQVAMYAAALRVGGIQPFWTHSSYPRGFNLLLLGLAGCWPATGPPRFLPVHSSEAFHGYVERLAADRVLWALAECLTVIADPQACLYPHGGRSRAAAAKQAASIHSRLGTRTLAGVLPKVPAWEPPLKALEHFSFETRRQAGADGERGSDERRRRLAWKLRRRFGHVEVAAYQQHLARGGRWTKGEARSAEWIVEHAIAAADLLPQDRAAAAAIDKYADAWQMHRSTHAVLFALTGHPRVFNTAGDTVEVVRIAPELVIDRRGGTVHLRLLPADWDGDRYHSRMAADRRCEVMEATRQQQRLRQIFPLDGLLLPTTAAARVLQAAAGLVSIVRLRGDDLPGVAPVGRLVEGHAEPSVRLVPYAAGLAATLVVEPLPESELYFDPGSGGKLVFGYRNGEALQVRRDLQAERAAVAELAAACPRLAGIERDPWSVQLPDAAHALELLEQLAAAKARCLWPHGQPYRIVRGDAAQLKLRIKSSAEWLRASGELPIDPRRTLDLKQLFTLLDEQPGARFLELTGGEFLALTDSFRRQLDDLRGLSSPAEHGEIRLHTLAALSLSEFVAETQLEADTQWAVLQQRLRDAQEFDPEVPAALRGRLRSYQLDGFRWLARLSRWGAGACLADDMGLGKTIQALALLLDRAPAGPALVVAPTSVVANWVAEARRFAPRLNVAVYAGAGTTRARLLGAPGPFDLVITTYALLHIDVERLRAVTWNSVVLDEAQAIKNPNTKRARAARSLNAQFRMVTTGTPIQNNLTDLHSLFSFLNPGMLRSPQHFRRVFAMPIEQHADTAARERLRRLVAPFILRRLKTDVLHDLPPRTEITLHVEMSPDEAAFYEALRLRAVEDLESMSGRWPTAGCGSSPT
- a CDS encoding thioredoxin domain-containing protein, whose translation is MAENSAAASSANRAEALIARRRAAGGTPNRLIDEGSPYLLQHAYNPVDWYPWGDEAFAAAAAADKPVFVSIGYSTCHWCHVMEHESFEDEATAAVLNEHFINVKIDREERPDVDRIYMSVVQAVTGSGGWPMSVFLTPQRQPFYAGTYFPPRPVYGRPAFREVLLFLAGRWRERRAEVEATAARITTAVRQVAGGTAAMPGPAPEAAPSALLAAVTDGLAESFDARYGGFGSAPKFPRPAVFTALFHHYRRSGSEQALEMARETLHAMARGGMYDHLGGGFHRYSVDRYWRVPHFEKMLYDQAQLAAAYATAHQVTGDPSCAAVAAATLDYLLHDLQAPEGGFYSAEDADSARDPQQPEDKVEGAFYLWRIDEVRAAFAAAGGAAAAEAGEMIAAYGLTARGNTISDPQGEFGSGNVLYRARGEGPLPGQWRDALLAARDRRARPLLDDKVIAAWNGLAIEALAVAGRVLGRSDFVAAAAAAAGFARRELMRDGRLLRRYRAGEARHAAGLADYAFLVGGLVELYQSCGELWTLEWAGELADAIMAQFAAPNGALYDTPGGQSDLIMRTSELYDSAEPSGPAAAILGLLRLGRLLGNRDWEQAARRALAAVAATAAAQPTAAPLLAVAADLAGHPPVEVVLAGDWEQTAPLRRQLARHYLPDAVVVHLQPAAAAWWQRRHPAVAAMAAAGRGARAYVCRDFTCDLPVSTAADLARQLAAIAPGTGRGSG
- the ribA gene encoding GTP cyclohydrolase II, yielding MSDHRTSAQRPKTAPGTAGGSAGHVRRVAHAAFPTLFGDFTLIGFEDSEGGTELTAVVRGQVRDAHDCPVRVHSECHTGDIFGSLRCDCREQLEESLRYIAARDRGAVIYLRQEGRGIGLLNKIRAYELQDQGLDSVDANERLGFPADARDYRTAARIIELLGIVSVRLLTNNPAKIAGLEQEGITITARVPVVVPANRFNERYLATKRTRFNHLL
- a CDS encoding C-terminal helicase domain-containing protein encodes the protein MHAGAAPPSSKLAMFADTLADLLAGDHRVLVFSQFVDHLKLVEAYLKQQAVTYQYLDGSTTHAARRDRVAAFQAGQGAVFLISLGAGGVGLNLTAADYVIHLDPWWNPAVEDQASDRAHRIGQTRSVTIYRLVTNGTIEEQIVDLHRHKRDLAERLLAAGDAPGRLDAGELLALLRKPLR